AGAGTTTCTTCTCACCTGAAGTTCAGACAAAATGTTGTGATTCTCTGCACTATGCGCCTTTAAAAAATTCATGAAGTTAGCCAGACACTCCTCCTAActctaataaagaaaaaaattgaagACACTAACACAATATCACAGGATGATAATGCAGATAAATATcatgcttttgttttaaaatacaagTCATTAGAATGCAAAACAGTTAAATCTTTAACGGTTCATTTAAATTAGCTCATTacctacttttgttatggtttctgtttgaaatatcGTTCGCTGCCTTCCATATGACTCTCATTCAGTAAAATAAGCATTtaatatgacatttttattttattttattaatttaagttCAATGaacttactgtatatactgaacAGGTCTCGTCATGCATTTTCATGCTCGTCCGTGCTCCCCCAATGATTTCAAatgcacacacagtcacataATGCCAAAATCACATTATAGCCTACAGCTGTGCTCATAAACTTACATAGGGCCTACCCATTGCAGAAGCTGCAAAAtggtaataatatatatatatatatatatatatatatatatatatatatatatatatatatacacacacacacacacacacacacacacacacacacacacacacacacacacacacaagggaccattaaaattgcattttgttttttgtttttttcatttcatactGCCctaaataagctatttcacataatgGATGTTTAAATATATTGTCTACAAGACATAATAATATCTGCATTTACACAAATgcaccagttcaaaagtttacatatgcttgattAATACTGTGTTTTGTTATCTGGTTGATCAACAACtgctttttatgttttgtgatagttcctgagtcccttgtttgtcctgagcagttaaactgctcactattcttcagaaaaatcctccgggtcctgcacattctttgcttttccagcatcttctgcatatttgaacAATTTCCAACAGTGGTTACATGATTTTgtgatccatcttttcacatttAGGACAATTGTGTTCCCTTTCGagtctcaaggtttctttctcatatcatctctgggagtttttccttgccaccgttgcctctggcttgctcattagggataaattcatacatttaaaatctatatcttgacttttttatatttctgtaaagctgctttgggacaatgaccattgttaaaagcattatagaaataaaactgaattgaactgttGTGaaagggtttttcttcaccCAGGAAAGAATTCTTCTGCACATGGCTTGCATGGTCTTCTGGGCCTTTTTTAATTCATGAGCTCAACagtgcattctttctttttaagaatatTTGCTTTGGCTGCACCTATGTTTTTGCTATCCCTctgatggatttatttaaatttttcagCCAAATGATTGGCTTGCTTCACTGGCAGTGACAGCTCTTTGGACCTCATATTGAGAGTTTACAGCAACAGAATCCAAAAGCAAATTCCACATTCTAGACATTTTATCTGTTTTCTTGTAAATTAAATAATGAGGGAATAGCATACACCTAGCCATGGAACAGCTGAGCAGCCAATTGTccaattacaaccccaattccgaaaaaaattgggacagtgtggaaaatgcaaaaaaaaaaaaaaaaaaagcaacaaacaaaaagagtcaagtgaaaattcagttcaccctgtactatattgaaaacacattattaacacattatttgatgttttactttgtgaactTAATTCATTTGTTAACTTAAATACTGCAATTTCAGCTCCAATATCCTGTGGTAGACAGctaataacaataactttacCAGTGTCCCTATGTACCTGACAAAGAAAGGCCTTATGCTTAATTACTTAACATAATGTCCAAAATAAgccatttatacattttaaatttgaaaagttaactaatctctctctcacacacacactctctctctcacacacacactctctctttcactctctctctctgtctttgacAGCCAGTGCTATAATCTCTGTGGTTTTCCTGAAAGAGGTTTTACGAGCCTCTGATTTACTGGGTAAGTTCTACAAGCTCACTTATCATGGTTCATATTATAGTTAAGGGAGGTATTATGTGTGAgcagttataaataaaaaaaactttgtggCATGATTTCAGGGCTTCAAAAAAATTCATGCTCTTGTTCATAGGGGGTGTTCTTGCTCTAACTGGTACATTCTTGCTGGTGACCTTTGCTCCGCACTCTGCCCCCCATGTGACAGCCAACATGGTGGAGCGCTGCCTCATCAGCTTGCAGTTCCTCATCTACTTTGTATGTCTCTCTAACTGATCAGGTTCCACTGGATGTAAATATTACAATCACAATGCTCTGTTTGGTCTTGCTTTCAGAATCTTTTCAATTAATTGTAcgtaaagtaaatatttttttaaacaattcacTTGAAAATGgaacacatttactgcattgTTAAAAGTGGCAAACAGTGAATGTAGgtactgtatttttatattcctgttttatattttaaattgttatttatttttgttgccaTTATATGAGATTACAGTTTTGTGCATAGCATGACAATTTCTTACCACTGTCAGTGTTTTCTGGTAATCTGTTTTTGTTAATCTTTCCTGTAGTTTTTTgaagtggttttgttttgtgtccTGCTCTACCTGTACAAGTGCAGGAATCTGAAACACATTGTTATTGTGATGCTTCTGGTGGCTCTGCTGGGTAAGAGTATGCACAGCCCATATTGCCAGTAAACTACTGGGTCCTAACATTGCTTTATAAACAGCATTTTGGAAAAATTTGTGTGTACTTCAGCCTCTGTGACTGTGATCACTGTGAAAGCTGTGTCTGGAATGATCACAGAGACAATTCGTGGGAGCTATTTACAGCTCACTTACCCCATCTTCTACATCATGTTTATCATCATGGTAGTCTCATGTGCCTACCAGATTAAGTGAGTTTGCAGGAGTATTTTCCATTCTATTAtaaaatgataattattatattattaaattatagcCACAAGTGTCTTGTGTTAGTCCTTTGACTGACTAATTAGACctccaaaattttttaaaatttatattattattgtgattttattaattattttctaCTTCTTTACAGATTTCTCAATGAAGCTATGAAGATGTTTGATGCCACAGAAATTGTTCCCAtccattttgttttcttcacagccaGTGCTGTAATAGCAGGTACTACaacatatttgttttaattttgaatTAATCAGCATAATTTTAATCCATAGCTGATGGGACTACAGTATGGTATCCAATACTATCTATACTATATAAATACTTTTTCTCATCAGACCCCATTGAAATAAAAATTGCCCATGCTTAATTGCATGGGATGGAATACTTGTCAGTCTAAAGACAACATTCAGCCAGCACACTGCACAGAACCTCATCAAAGCTTTATACCAGCAACCTTATACTGAGTCCAGAAAGTTGCTTATGAAGTACAAAGCAGTCACCAACAGCAGAACCCAAACGGTATAAACTATGGTTTTATAGAGCAACAGAAAACAttgaatatatacacatattgtataagggtgttttcacatataGTTCTTTTAAAATTAACCATACCCAGTCCTGTTAAAGTGGACCTGAAAGTCAACTAGCTGGAAATGACCTCAGTGCTTTTGGTATTCACAATACAAACGGACTTAGCTCTAGACATTTTTCTAGACATTTTAGCATTGATGAGCTCTTGACCACTTCACAACACAGCTTTACCACAGTTCACAACACAGCTTTACCATAGCATAATAGCTGATTAACACTGATTTATGGATAATGTCATTCAAAATGCCTGCTTTATAT
This genomic interval from Ictalurus punctatus breed USDA103 chromosome 23, Coco_2.0, whole genome shotgun sequence contains the following:
- the LOC108256115 gene encoding NIPA-like protein 2 isoform X1, with translation MEIYVLGIIIATCGNLLISISLNIQKYTHTRQSQEGTKPYYTSQLWWYGILLMGLGELGNFAAYGFAPASLIAPLGCVSVIASAIISVVFLKEVLRASDLLGGVLALTGTFLLVTFAPHSAPHVTANMVERCLISLQFLIYFFFEVVLFCVLLYLYKCRNLKHIVIVMLLVALLASVTVITVKAVSGMITETIRGSYLQLTYPIFYIMFIIMVVSCAYQIKFLNEAMKMFDATEIVPIHFVFFTASAVIAGILFYEEFYGLSLIYIIMFVLGCLLAFTGVFLIARTRPQIKMDRVFISMGKISGKSSNANIQPERKDNKYEGLASKLVCNSGMQQDDI
- the LOC108256115 gene encoding NIPA-like protein 2 isoform X2, whose protein sequence is MGLGELGNFAAYGFAPASLIAPLGCVSVIASAIISVVFLKEVLRASDLLGGVLALTGTFLLVTFAPHSAPHVTANMVERCLISLQFLIYFFFEVVLFCVLLYLYKCRNLKHIVIVMLLVALLASVTVITVKAVSGMITETIRGSYLQLTYPIFYIMFIIMVVSCAYQIKFLNEAMKMFDATEIVPIHFVFFTASAVIAGILFYEEFYGLSLIYIIMFVLGCLLAFTGVFLIARTRPQIKMDRVFISMGKISGKSSNANIQPERKDNKYEGLASKLVCNSGMQQDDI